AAAAGGCACAACTCGCCCGGTTGCGTGCCGAGCGGGATGATGCGCAGGCCATTGACTTTAGCGATATTCACAAGACCTTGCCTGATATGTGGCGCAAGGAATGGGACGATATTGAACAAAGCCAAACGCAGCTCTTTATCGCCAGACGCCAGTCCCTTGAGGGACGCACAAAACAGCTCGCAGAGCAAATCAACCAGCTCAAAAGCCAGACCATTGGCCTTGAGCGACAGGTAGCGGCAAAGGAGAAAGAGCTTTCTCTGATTCATCAGAATATCGAGGTGAATGAAGGGCTGCATGAGAAAAAGCTCTTCACGCGATCTGCCCTGAACTTGCTCAAACGAGAAGGCGCGGAACTGGAAGGGGAGCACGGGGTGCTCATATCCCAGATTGCGCAGGTGCAACAGGTTATCGGTGAGAAGGAAATCCTTGCGCTCCAAGTGCGGGAGGAATTCCGCTCACAGCTTCTTGAAAATTACCAGCAAACCCGATCAAAAATCGCCCAGTTGGAGGAGCAGGAAGTTTCCATCCGCGATGCATTGAGGCGGGTTGAAATTAAGGCTCCCCGCAAGGGGATCGTTCACCAGCTCAATATTCATACCATCGGTGCCGTGATTTCACCGGGTGAAGTCATCATGATGATCGTGCCCAAGGAAGAAGACCTGATCATCGAGGCCCGGGTTAATCCTCGCCAGATTGATCGCATCTCGCCCTTGCAGGAGGCGCGCATCCGGTTCCCCAGTTTTGATCAACGAACGACGCCAGAACTGAATGGCAAGCTGCAGACCGTTTCAGCGGATCTGGTGACCGATGAAAAAAGTGGCCTCTCTTTTTATCGCGTGAGACTGGGAATTGATGAAACAGAGGTTGGCAAACTGGAAGGCAAGAAGCTGATACCGGGTATGCCTGCGGAAGTCTATCTGCAGACAGGAGACCGATCGATCCTGTCCTACCTTGTCAAACCACTGACCGATCAGATCGCGCATGCTTTGCGAGAAAGATAGAATAGCGACCAGCCTCGTCTGCATACGCTCTGGATGCAACCGGCCTATAGGCACGCGCAAGACAGCGGAACACATTTTTCATCTGGAAGGGTGCTGCAGTAAATCGGCTAACAGAGAGAAAAACAAGAGGTAAGACCACACATCATACTTGTTGCGTACTTCCATCATGTGAATAAATCATAACAAAAAAAGTCGTTAAGCTTGAAACGCTTATTCCCGATAAAAAAGGATTTAAACGCTCACCGGCATGTAGTAGACAACTTTAAGAATAGGAAATCGGGAAAGTACAATGAGAACAGTCTTTTTGCATGTCGGGACCGGGAAAACGGGCACTTCATTCGTTCAGGAAACGCTCGCCGGAAACAAAGTCAAACTTGACAAGCACGGCATTCTTTACCCGATTACCGGTCGGGGCGCTAACGCAGCAGCCCACCACCAGCTTTTGCCGGCACTGTCCAACACGCCGAAATGGTGGATGATGCCTTCGGAAGATGACGCCAGCGTTTTTGCAAGATTGCTCAGTGAAATCGATGAAAGCAAGGCCGAGATTGTCTACATTTCTCAGGAAGGGCTTGTCTGGATCGAAAGAAACATGATCGAGCGCCTCAAGGCTGTCTTCAAGGACTTTAACGTCAAGATCGTCATCGATTTCCGCCGACAGGATGACTATGTCGATTCCGCACTCAACCAGGTGGTCAAAACCGCGGGCTTTACCTACAGTTATGACAAATTGTGGAACTATGACGCGTCCTGGTTCGTGCCCAATTATCACCTTCAGGCGACAAAATGGGCGAGCGTGTTTGGCAACGACAATGTGATCATCCGCCCCTATGAACGACAACAGTTCATCAATGGCAATATTGTCGACGACTTCTTCTCTCGCACCATTGGCACGATGATCGAGCTGGACCCGGTTTCCTCCAATGTGGCGGACAATGCCAAACTCAGTCAGGTCTCACTGGAATTCAAAAGGCTGTTGAACTGGATTTTTGCTGACTTGCCCCAGGAATCCTTGCGGTTTCTGAAGTGCCTGTTCGATTTTGACAAGGCGTTTAACCTGACCGAAGGCAACATTATCGGTGCGCAAGTGCGGATCGATCTGTATCGGGCCTGCATGCCCCAGAACATGCGGATCGCTCAGGAATTCTCACAAAACCAGACATTGCCGGACAAGCTGTTTGTCGAGGCGTTTTCTGTCAAGAACAAGCCCAAATTCGAAGGCATCACGGAAGATCAACTGATCAGTCTTTTATCCTTCATCAAGGCCCATAACGCTCCTCTCCTTCGCCTGATATCCAGCTATATTGACAAAGCGCAGTATGACAGCAGCGACGAGGAGAGAATCGATATTATTAGAAAAAGGCTATAGTTTATTCATTTAAAGGCTTATCGGTGAAACCTGATAAGAGATCATATGAAAATACTGATCGCTGGTGGCAGCGGATTTATTGGATCTCATATTGTTGATGACCTTTCCGCAAAAGGACATGATTTGC
This DNA window, taken from Cohaesibacter intestini, encodes the following:
- a CDS encoding HlyD family type I secretion periplasmic adaptor subunit, whose amino-acid sequence is MTQSDATASRINQLERRLRLHFWFTAILCLCIFAGLMASATIFQISSAVVASGMVVVDGNTKRVQHREGGIVDTIWVSDGMEVEAGDPLIRLDDTLVQANLAIVQKQLLEQKAQLARLRAERDDAQAIDFSDIHKTLPDMWRKEWDDIEQSQTQLFIARRQSLEGRTKQLAEQINQLKSQTIGLERQVAAKEKELSLIHQNIEVNEGLHEKKLFTRSALNLLKREGAELEGEHGVLISQIAQVQQVIGEKEILALQVREEFRSQLLENYQQTRSKIAQLEEQEVSIRDALRRVEIKAPRKGIVHQLNIHTIGAVISPGEVIMMIVPKEEDLIIEARVNPRQIDRISPLQEARIRFPSFDQRTTPELNGKLQTVSADLVTDEKSGLSFYRVRLGIDETEVGKLEGKKLIPGMPAEVYLQTGDRSILSYLVKPLTDQIAHALRER